One part of the Entelurus aequoreus isolate RoL-2023_Sb linkage group LG05, RoL_Eaeq_v1.1, whole genome shotgun sequence genome encodes these proteins:
- the LOC133651206 gene encoding leptin receptor gene-related protein — MAGIKALVGLSFSGAIGLTFLLLGCALEQYGVYWPLFVLIFYILSPIPTFISRRLSDDMDSSSNACRELAYFLTTGIVVSSFGLPIVLARNTTIQWGACGLVMTGNAVIFFTILGFFVVFGGGDEFSWEQW; from the exons ATGGCTGGCATTAAAG CTCTGGTCGGATTGTCTTTTAGTGGCGCCATCGGGCTGACGTTTCTGCTCCTGGGTTGTGCACTGGAACAATATGG AGTTTACTGGCCGCTGTTTGTCCTGATTTTTTACATCCTGAGCCCGATCCCAACCTTCATATCGCGGCGTCTCAGTGACGATATGGACTCCTCAAGCAACGCATGCAGAGAACTGGCCTATTTCTTAACAACTGGGATCGTTGTGTCATCCTTTGGGCTCCCCATTGTCCTCGCCCGCAATACCACA ATCCAGTGGGGCGCCTGTGGTCTCGTGATGACCGGAAACGCCGTCATCTTCTTCACAATCCTCGGCTTCTTCGTGGTGTTCGGAGGCGGCGACGAGTTCAGCTGGGAGCAGTGGTAG